The DNA window CCTATCAGCCAGGTGGTGTTTACACTATTGTGGTGGGCATTGATCGTTTAACGATGCTGAATGTATACGGTATTCCAGGTGAAACATCCATTTATTTTCAGAATGTTTTTCGTGTGCTCGCTGACGTTAGTGAGCCGCTGAATACCGATTATTATCGTTTGCAAGGGGTACAGGCCAATGCGGATGAAGGGCAGGTGAGTTTCCGTGTAAATGGTGCAAAGCTTGGTGATGCAGATTATACAACAGCTACCGATTACAGTATATATGTAGCTGGTCAGGCTACGGTAGAAGCAGTGAACGCATCCGGCGCGGTGTTGGCAACAGCCACACAACCGTTTCTTGCAGGACAGAATTATACGGCATGGTTATATAAAACGCCGGAAGGGAAATCAGCCATCAGCATGGTGGCTAATAACCTCACCGGTAGCTGGTATGATCCGCTGTCTTCCGGTACTACCAATACCGGGCAGGATGGATCGCTGAGCAGAATGACACATACGTATCCTTTCAACTATCGTTTTCTGAATCTGTGTCCGGATTTACCCTATGCCAGCTTTACCTATGATAACGGCCAATCGGCAGGAGCTGCCACTACTACCCGTAACCTGCGGCCAGGTGTACCGGTTACAGATCAGCCTTACGCACGCCAGGGACAGGATGCAGAAGCTTATCAGTTTATGGTGTATAAATCTTCTCCTTCTGTATATCCTGGTAGCTGGATTTCGGCGATCCCTGTGCTGAAGAGTACCGCGTTTGTTGCCCGCCCGGACAGATATACCCATGTGAAGCCTATACATGAACCCGGCGTATACACCGTAGCATTGGTGGGGCGTCTCAATGGTAGTCAGCCGCAAGGGAAAAGTGCCAAAATGATCATTATTAAACACACGAAGTAATTGTTATGACGAAGATAAAACACTTCCTGGCCGTGGCTGCGCTGGTATGGAGTTTGGGCTCCTGCAGCAAGGTGGAATATACGAAGGTCGATAAGCCTGCCTATCTGCGTGTATTCAATGATTTTAATACAAAAATCGGGGTAGAAAATAAAGATGAGCAGAAGCCTTTTATGTGTATGCTGATCGACCCGAAATTTGATGAGAATGGTGTGCCTGTTGGTGCCGCCATTAAAGGCGACTTCCTGGACAAGCGGGATCGTTATGCCCCTCCGTATCCTTCACATATCGGAAGCAGTACCAGCAAAAGAAATCCGGAGTATCCGGGTAAGGAGAATGTGCCTGCAGGCCCCGTGCTGAATGGTTTCGATCTGTCCAGCTGGGCGCAGATCCCTTCCGGTAAACACCGCATCATCTTCTATTACAGACCCATGAACGAGATTCCGTTCTTTGAGCTGGAACCGGCTATTCGTAAGAATGTAGTAGTGGATACTACGCTGGAACTGGGGGTAGAAGAGATTTATACGATGCATGTAATGCAAACAGATTTCAAAACAAAATCCAGGGGTATCATCGTTCGTAAAGAAAATTTCCATCTTCTTCCGCTGTCTGATTCTATGGTGTATGTGAACTTTTACAACTATAGCGCTGACGGTTTCTGGAATGCTAATAGAAGTGAGAAGTCCGATAATTTCGAAGATGGGGTAATGCGCTACGGTATCCGGGATGATGTAAATATCTGGATGTCGCTTTGTAAGCCAGGCGGATGGACTACGCTTCCCGGTTACAGGTATGCTTACCTGGGGCAGATGAAAAGAAGCATAGGTAACGGTGTAGCTCCTTACTACAGTTTTCCGCTGTTTGCAGATACAGCTTCCAACCGCATTACCACTGATATCTGGCAGCGTTTCACCTTGCTGGTACCGGGGCTTGATCCGGAAAAAAATCCTTACGGCGACAGGGATTATGATCCTGATGGGCAATATGGTTTGTTGGCGCTATATGGAAATGGTACCCGGCAAAATTTTGAGCGTGGTGGTCTGTTTCTGCCCAGTATGATTGTTAACATTCATTCCGGCACTTATAATCCGCGTTCATTCGCTACCGTGAATACCATCGAAGTGGTGAATGGAACTGCCTACCTGACTACGATTCAGCGCAGGTATCCCAAACCGGTTTATTGATCACCGTCCTCTTTCAATATAAAAAGTAACATAATGCTTAAATATATTAAATCCTGCCTGCTGATAGCTTTACTGCCTGTAATGTTTACCGGCTGTAAGCATGATGAACTGACGGTGCCTGATACCGGGGAATCTTACCGGCACGCAGGAGATTTTGTTAAAAATAATTACGACCTGCAACTGTTCAATGCTGCCCTGGAGTACACTGGTCTGGCAGCAGACATGAACGGAGAAGGGCCTTTTACATTGCTGGCGCCAAACAACGCCGCTTTCAATGAGCTGGGTATTACCCGTGCGTCAGATTTTCAACGTCTTAATAAGGATAGTCTGAAACAGGCCATGCAGTATCATATTCTCAATCGCAGGCTGCCTGTAAACGAGATTCCTTCTAATGGGGTGGATGTAAGATATCTTAATCTCGCCGGGAAAGAGGTGTATCTGACCTTTGCTACTTCGCCGAACAATTTGTTTGTAAACGGTTCTTTTGCTGTCAAGAAAAATGTGGTGCTGGCAAACGGCATCCTGTACGTGATGGATAAGGTGATGAAATATATACCTGGTACGGTGCAGCAATTTCTGGCGGCGCAGCCGGAATACAGTGTGTATGTGGTTGCCCTTAAACAAAGTGGATTATGGGAGCAGCTGTCAGGAGCAGGTCCGTTTACTGTTTTTGCACCAGACAATGCGGCGTTGGAAAGACAGGGCATTACCATGGAAACGCTGCCTGCCTATAATTCAGACAAGTATGTAACGGCAAGACTTTTCGGTATGTATATACTACCTGGAAGAAGCTTGTTCCTGACTGATTTTCAGGCATTGTATGCTATCTATGGCACGGCATCATTACAGGCAAAGATCGCCAACGACAATTTCATATACCGGCTAACGGCCACCAAGAATACCTACATGCTGGCGCCCACAGAATATTCTTTTGCTTACATCAATCCGGAAAATCCGGCATTAGGTAGTCTGGGAACCGTGTACGGTAACACCTCCCGTAAAAATGACAATCTCACCAACAACGGTATTGTTCACTATCTGCCTGATCTGGTGATCAAGCCGAAGGAGGCATTAAAGAAATAATTAGTTCAAAAAGCTATTGATATGAGACGTATCATATTTTTTATACTCGCTTTTGTGGGGTTGATCATGGCCTGCAGGAAAACAGAATTTCAACGGCCACCGGTTGGTGAAAAGGTACCGTATGTAGAGACTGCTACCAGCGATTTCAACACCCTTCTGGAGAGATCAACACAGAAATTGTTTTATGCTGCCTGGAAGAGAAGCCATATAGATTCTCTCCTGAAAAGTTTGGGTAGCGGGGTGCGCTTTACCATCCTGGCGCCGGATGATGCGGCCATGACGGCTGCTGGTTTCACCGCAGACAAAATTGCTACTGCAAAAGTGGCTGATCTGGATTCCCTGTTGCTTTTTCACGTCATGTCTGAATATGTTGATTCAGCTACATTAATTGGACAGCAAGGTAATGTGCGTCACAAATCTCTGCTGAGAGACAGGACCATTAAAGAGACAGTAACGCGGCTGGGTTCCCAAGTGCCTTTTCCGGAGGCATATGCTTACAAATTGTATCTCGGCGTGGCAACGGATGGATCGTTGCTGATCAATGGTAAAAAAAGTGGCAAGATAACACCGGTGTATGCCCGGAATGGGGTCATTTATCCGATCAATAAACCACTGGTACGTCCAAATAAAACCGTCATAGATGTTATCAATACGGACCCGCGCTTTTCCATATTGTCAGGTCTTTTAAAGGCTATGGATAGTAAATGGGAAGAAGTTAGTTATGGTTGGTTTGAAAGAAATCAATATGCGGGCCTGGGTATCGAGGGGGGTGATATTGTTTCAAACGATGCTTTTTTTGCGCCTACCAATGAGGCGTTTAAAAAGGCTGGTTTCAATTCCGTAGAAGACCTGATGACTTTAAATGAGCGTTCCATGCCATACCTCGATGAAGACTTGGGGGAGATGCGCAACGGGTTGTTTGTCACTGATTCTTTGCTGGCATATTCCCGGTGGGGCCGGATGTACTCGCCCAGGAGCTCTAATGGTGGAGGTTCCGGAGTACCAGCCATGTTCTGGTCCAACGACCTGAATAACGCTATGCTCAGCACTTTTGCCTTGGTTACCAGTGGTAGTAATGCAGTGCCCATTTACTTTATGACACTGGATTTTGGTACCAATGGAGAACAAATTACGGTGAAGGTAAAAGGCAGCAGCCATGCTGCAGCAAATATAGTGGAAGCAGATATACCAACGCTGCAGGGACCATTTCATGCGGTAGATAACCTGATTCTTAGCGATAAAGTTAAGTTCTAATGAGAAAGTTTAATATCAATATAAAAGCCCTGGCGGCCTGTGGTATCCTGTTGCTGACTGCTGCCAGCTGCTCTAAGGATAAGGATGTACAACCGGCAAAAGACAGCAACAGGGTTGTACAGGTGCTGGCGGATAACTTCAACCTCTCTATCATGAGCACCGTAGTAGGTCGTTCTAATCTTCGCAGTGAGCTGAATGAGGCTGGTCCTTTCACCGTATTTGCACCTTCTGATGAAGCATTTGCGAAATCCGGCTATGGTACCCCAGTATCGGTGTTAAGTGCACCGGTGACGTTGATTGGCTCCATTGCCGCCTATCATACTGTAGAAGGTAACTACGACCTGAATAAAATGCCTTTCCTGTTTAATCAGGAAATCACTTCCCGCGGTGGAAAGCTCTTTGTGACCAAGTGGGTTAAAGGTAAAGATACCGTGCTGACGATCAATGGCAGTCGGCTGCTGGCCTCCTCCATCAAAGCTTCCAACGGACAGGTCCAGGTAATTGACCGCATGCTGCAGCCTTATTTGTACGGGACTATAGGAGATGCCATTGCGGCGGAATCCTCCCTGACCCTTTTCTGGCAGGCCATTCAACGTGCCGGCCTGGTGGAACTGCTGAACGGGAAGACGCCTGTTACCGTGTACGCCCCCAGTAATACCGCCATGATAAGCAAGGGATACACCACCGTGGAAGCGATCAACGCCGTGCCTGTAGCAGAGATTGCCGCTTTCGCAAAATATCACATTGTAGCAGATCGCCGCTTTGTGAATGACTACATCCTGACAACAGCTGCCGGTAAAACTACTGCTACACAGGGGATGCTGGATAATAACTCCGTTGCTGTAAAGCTGATTCCGGATTTGCAGAAGCCAGGCGCCTTCACTGGCATCAGGCTGAGAGGCCCCGGCAACAATACGGATGTAAATCTGCTCAAACAGGATGTGATTGCAGGTAACGGTGTGTTGCATATTGTTGACAACACCTTACGCATCACGCAATAATCATCATAGATATTTAAGATCTCAGACATGCAAGTTTTTACATTTAAACATATACACTTCTTCTTACTGCTGCTGATGCTGCCTTTTGCGGTACTGGCGCAGGAAACAGGCGGTGGCCTTACCGGTAAAGTACAAAACGCAAAAGGAGAGGCCTTGCCAGGCGTGACGATTATTGCCGTCCATGGCCCGTCAGGAACAAAGTACCCGATCATCACAGATAACGCTGGGCGCTACCGTATCAACGGAATGCGTATCGGCGGCCCTTATAAGGTAACCGCTACCATGATGGGTATGGAGCCTCAGGCTATTGAAAATATTACCGTGAAGCTCGGAGAACCGCAACTGCTGAACATCACGCTGGCAGATCAAAGCACCAAACTGGGTGAGGTAGTGGTGAAAGGAACAAAAGCGGGGCCGCGTGCCAATAACTTTGGCGCGGGTCAGAATATCAGCAGGCAACAGCTGAACAACATGCCCACCGTGAACCGCAGCATACAGGATATTACCCGTATGGTGCCACAGGGTTCGAAAGATAACAGTTTTGGAGGTACCAACTTCAGGTATAACAACGTAACGATTGATGGGGCCATCAATAACGATGCGATCGGCTTCAGCCCTTCCAGTGGTGGACAGAGCGGTACCAGTGGGCAGCCCGGTAGCAGCACCCGTACCAACCCCGTTTCCCTGGATGCTATCGAAGATATGCAGGTATACCTCGCACCTTACGACGTGAAGATCGGTAACTTCACCGGAGGCAGCGTAAATGCCGTAACCCGTAGCGGTACCAACACTCTCACCGGTTCCGTATATGCCTATGGCCGCAACGCAGCCATCACCGGAAAAGATAAAGTGGGAACACTTGGTAAAATGAACAGCGACTTTGAAGATTATCAGGCAGGTATCCGCCTCGGTTTCCCGATCATCAAAAACAAATTATTCTTTTTTACCAACGAAGAAATTACACGCCGTACCGAACCTACACAGCTGATGGCCGGTAAAGATGAAACCAGCCACATTCTCAGCGCTGCCGATGCAGACGCTATCCGCAACGAAACGATCAGCCGCTATGGTAATATCTTCGATCCGGGAACAGCAGGCAGTTACAATACCAACTCCAGGTCAACCAAATTCTTTAACCGCCTGGATTGGAACATCAACGACCGCCATCAGTTATCGGTACGTAACAATACCATCACTTCCAGCGCTGTACATATGGACCGCGACCAACAGGATTTCCGTTTCAGCAGTATGGCATTCAAACAAACCAACAACCAGAGCAGCACGGTACTGGAACTGAAAAGCCGTTTCAACAATGCCTTCAGCAACAGCTTTGTAGCAGGTTACAGCACCGTTCATGATTACCGCGATCCACTCAGCGACCCTTCGCTGCCACAGGTACAGATCATGGGCCGTACTCCCGGTACTACTATCTATCTCGGTACTGATCGTGAAGCGTCTATCTTCAATATGAAACAACGCACCATTGAAATCAGCGATAACGTAACACTCACAAAAGGGAAACATACTTTCCTGTTCGGTACGCACAATGAGCTGTATCATATCGACTATGGTTTTGTGAACAGCTGGAATGGGAGGGTAGACTACCTCAGCATTGAGGACTATCTCCACAACAATCCTTACCGTGTTCGCGGCAGCTATAACTATGTAAACAATAATCGCGATTACATCCGCGCAAATCCGGGTGCAAGGTTTAATATCAGCCTGCATAGCGTGTATGTGCAGGATGAAATCCAGGTAAATGATAAACTGAAACTGATGCCGGGTTTACGTGCAGATTATACCTGGTTGCCGGAAAAGCCTGCGTTGAGTGAGAAAGTAACTGACTCACCTGCTGATCCTTACTTCGGTTCTACCTATACCTATACACCGCTGAGCCGTATCGGTAATAAGTTTTTTGATAAGGTTAAGATTTCACCACGACTGGGCTTCCGTTACGACTGGATGGGCGATCAAA is part of the Chitinophaga flava genome and encodes:
- a CDS encoding DUF4397 domain-containing protein, with the protein product MYYKRFAAGLMLLTIGMLSCKKEKVDYSYDNRPDKAAGGNSTVRLVNFTENNQLSINGERLTSYLIINPPAGQEALYPGTYWFPTNGKLGSSFTVPRQFLTTGSAEVSTDYMAYSAGRDSLGFKVTEEYNKPKDYFIMRGAPYAAAKVERVREVPREATAPAKAGYFKIRIVNLADQLNSAWNAHDVAKPLTLAYADGTPVSTATSNINPQTWSQYVELPYGTYQFRVLTPDGMEVRGTGGNTLENTFMSEPATSNLMKPVQGGIPNAVSTGLTYAPLKTYQPGGVYTIVVGIDRLTMLNVYGIPGETSIYFQNVFRVLADVSEPLNTDYYRLQGVQANADEGQVSFRVNGAKLGDADYTTATDYSIYVAGQATVEAVNASGAVLATATQPFLAGQNYTAWLYKTPEGKSAISMVANNLTGSWYDPLSSGTTNTGQDGSLSRMTHTYPFNYRFLNLCPDLPYASFTYDNGQSAGAATTTRNLRPGVPVTDQPYARQGQDAEAYQFMVYKSSPSVYPGSWISAIPVLKSTAFVARPDRYTHVKPIHEPGVYTVALVGRLNGSQPQGKSAKMIIIKHTK
- a CDS encoding fasciclin domain-containing protein, translated to MLKYIKSCLLIALLPVMFTGCKHDELTVPDTGESYRHAGDFVKNNYDLQLFNAALEYTGLAADMNGEGPFTLLAPNNAAFNELGITRASDFQRLNKDSLKQAMQYHILNRRLPVNEIPSNGVDVRYLNLAGKEVYLTFATSPNNLFVNGSFAVKKNVVLANGILYVMDKVMKYIPGTVQQFLAAQPEYSVYVVALKQSGLWEQLSGAGPFTVFAPDNAALERQGITMETLPAYNSDKYVTARLFGMYILPGRSLFLTDFQALYAIYGTASLQAKIANDNFIYRLTATKNTYMLAPTEYSFAYINPENPALGSLGTVYGNTSRKNDNLTNNGIVHYLPDLVIKPKEALKK
- a CDS encoding fasciclin domain-containing protein, translating into MRRIIFFILAFVGLIMACRKTEFQRPPVGEKVPYVETATSDFNTLLERSTQKLFYAAWKRSHIDSLLKSLGSGVRFTILAPDDAAMTAAGFTADKIATAKVADLDSLLLFHVMSEYVDSATLIGQQGNVRHKSLLRDRTIKETVTRLGSQVPFPEAYAYKLYLGVATDGSLLINGKKSGKITPVYARNGVIYPINKPLVRPNKTVIDVINTDPRFSILSGLLKAMDSKWEEVSYGWFERNQYAGLGIEGGDIVSNDAFFAPTNEAFKKAGFNSVEDLMTLNERSMPYLDEDLGEMRNGLFVTDSLLAYSRWGRMYSPRSSNGGGSGVPAMFWSNDLNNAMLSTFALVTSGSNAVPIYFMTLDFGTNGEQITVKVKGSSHAAANIVEADIPTLQGPFHAVDNLILSDKVKF
- a CDS encoding fasciclin domain-containing protein translates to MRKFNINIKALAACGILLLTAASCSKDKDVQPAKDSNRVVQVLADNFNLSIMSTVVGRSNLRSELNEAGPFTVFAPSDEAFAKSGYGTPVSVLSAPVTLIGSIAAYHTVEGNYDLNKMPFLFNQEITSRGGKLFVTKWVKGKDTVLTINGSRLLASSIKASNGQVQVIDRMLQPYLYGTIGDAIAAESSLTLFWQAIQRAGLVELLNGKTPVTVYAPSNTAMISKGYTTVEAINAVPVAEIAAFAKYHIVADRRFVNDYILTTAAGKTTATQGMLDNNSVAVKLIPDLQKPGAFTGIRLRGPGNNTDVNLLKQDVIAGNGVLHIVDNTLRITQ
- a CDS encoding TonB-dependent receptor, whose product is MQVFTFKHIHFFLLLLMLPFAVLAQETGGGLTGKVQNAKGEALPGVTIIAVHGPSGTKYPIITDNAGRYRINGMRIGGPYKVTATMMGMEPQAIENITVKLGEPQLLNITLADQSTKLGEVVVKGTKAGPRANNFGAGQNISRQQLNNMPTVNRSIQDITRMVPQGSKDNSFGGTNFRYNNVTIDGAINNDAIGFSPSSGGQSGTSGQPGSSTRTNPVSLDAIEDMQVYLAPYDVKIGNFTGGSVNAVTRSGTNTLTGSVYAYGRNAAITGKDKVGTLGKMNSDFEDYQAGIRLGFPIIKNKLFFFTNEEITRRTEPTQLMAGKDETSHILSAADADAIRNETISRYGNIFDPGTAGSYNTNSRSTKFFNRLDWNINDRHQLSVRNNTITSSAVHMDRDQQDFRFSSMAFKQTNNQSSTVLELKSRFNNAFSNSFVAGYSTVHDYRDPLSDPSLPQVQIMGRTPGTTIYLGTDREASIFNMKQRTIEISDNVTLTKGKHTFLFGTHNELYHIDYGFVNSWNGRVDYLSIEDYLHNNPYRVRGSYNYVNNNRDYIRANPGARFNISLHSVYVQDEIQVNDKLKLMPGLRADYTWLPEKPALSEKVTDSPADPYFGSTYTYTPLSRIGNKFFDKVKISPRLGFRYDWMGDQSLILRGGAGLFTGRIPFAWIAYAYYNNGIGYGSFDQRADQKPFAPGSDAIKPGPDGIAGFIKDNGTIINNPNAGKTQVDLVDNNFSMPQVLRTSLAVDYTTRNQWKFSVEGIVTKVLKDVFFQQVNISDNPKYYGYDKNHEQPVYSGTINPAFSNAYLLSNTTKGFRYNITGTITKTFQSGLYVSGSYTFGKSKDMFNGIRNSMESNWQLNQALSPNNAALAYSNFDIRHRVVLNVNYRKQWNKVLVTNLGLFGTAQSGSPFTYGIVNNSVQGLPQQVSLAYIPTAEEAVKFFRDANGQTAEQQAAAFNAYVEGNDYLRTRRGLFTERNMGRTPWNIQADLHIAQEFHIPALKTHYITITADIINFTNMLNRNWGRQYFSPNTFNSTASVGLTPTLYPPAQGKEGYPVYNFADPGKTYSIDYFGSRYQMQLGARYTF